From the genome of Nicotiana tabacum cultivar K326 chromosome 2, ASM71507v2, whole genome shotgun sequence:
caaaaagtcaaccccgtggtcaaacttctcaaaaattaaactttcggcatttcaagcctaatttctaTACtgactttcaaataatatttcggacatgctcctaagcccaaaattaccatacggagctattggaatcatcaaaattcaaatccaaggtcgtttacacataggtccatatctggtccacttttctaacttaaaaaaatttcaattatgagactaagtgtctcatttcactccgagttccttccggacccaaaccaactaacccgatataacataatatagctgaataacataaaaaaaagtagaaataagaaaaacggggctataaccCTCGAAACGAgcggccgagtcgttacacatAGCATAGTTGTATTTAACTTGTATCTTATATATCAATGTCTAAATTAATACCTAATACAAtactaatataattatattataaTATTGTATCAGAATTTAAGTTTAGAgttgtgattgaaacttgaagaagatgaagatcagaaTTGTATCACGATTGTATCATAATTGTTACAGAAATTGTATTAcaaatgtatgataattgtatataGCGATGAGCAATTGTAAGTTTGTGACCAATTTCACATTTGGATTGTGTATGAGTCATTATCCTATTAGTAATAATTTTGCTAGAGTTTAacaatttttgaattgttaaagaaACTTTTAgcaactgattttttttttgtcatcTCATGACATTCTATGTCGTGTGTATAGATTTCtaattataaagaaaaagtatCTTTTTGGTGTCTATTATGAAAATCAGTTCTGTATTATTGGATTTGTTAGATTGAGTATCACTTTTCTAACATTATATGGATAATAAGAACATAGAATACGTAGTATGGCATTGTATCCGGTATTTGAAGATTCCAATCAAAATCAttcaacaactgaagcaaaaTTACTAGCTTCTTATTGAAGATGTGCAACTattgaagagagagaagagaagatCTGCGTATTAAAAAAATTAGGACGCATGAAATGAGAAAAAGTGTGAAAAGAGGAAAGGATATaattgaatcccttaattgaaggtaTTAATCATGGAATGAGAGTTTTTTAAGGGGGGAATGTATACAATTTGTAAGAAAAACCTAGATACTTTTTGAAAATCACAAAACCTagagaaaaaaaattaacaaattcCTATCATAGTATATATAGGAAAAACTCCCATAAAACAATACATGCAATTCTGTTATGGGCTCTTGTTGGATTTATAAGTCAAAATAGCATGTGATGACCTATTTCCGGACtcgtaattaaaaaaataattagtatTTGTAAAGTAATTAAAAAACAGTCACTAtttaatgcaaaaataaattttgaacaAAAATGCCTTTAGTTGAAACACGAAAATAATTCAGCATAATATGTTGAATTATGGATTCCTGCGTAtaaaactccagcatattatgaattttagcacattatgctggaatttcataTGTAAAAAAATTTGAACCCCAATATATTATGTTAATTGTTTTTTAGATTTTAACAAAGAGTATTTTGGTCTAGATTAAATTTTTCCTGAAAAAGTAATTAAATCTCgattaattttgaaattatagATCAATTATAAATCATGGTAATGCTGAATCTCTTTCGAATTATAACGATGAGTCAATATGCACAAAATCATGTTTCGAATTATTTTTGAGATATTAAATATTTAGTTaagtaagagaatatataagtttaaatttaaatttgaataatgatataaattttaaaaaaattgaagtttatGATATTAATGCAGAATAATACTCCGTACAACAATATTAAACACTGCTGGGTACATGAATACTGTATTACTTTTGATACTGTCTTCCCAAAATCAAACGTGACGTACACCGAAACAAAATCTCTTTTTATATTTGAACTAATTTCCCGCCCCCCTCTCACTCTCCTTAATCACCTTAGCGTGCCTCTATTGATCATCATCGCTAGGGTTTTCAAAATCGAAGAAGATGAAACGTAGTCGCAAGGAGAAAAAACCCGAAACTCCAAAGGTAACAATAATTATCACATTGTGCGTACTTCCAAATTCGATCATTATTACAATTTCTTCGATTTTTGGCAGCTGATGTTAGAGGAAATAGTCGGTTTCACAACTGCGAATGCAAATGGACTGGCTGCGGCTTCTGGAGTTTCTAATTCGAAATGTGTGTATATTGCGGGCTGTGTTGCTGTGGTTTATGACGTAGATTTGTGCACTCAGTCGCATTTGGTAGTGTCTGATCGATTGCCGAAGCCGTTGAGCTGTGTTGCCATTTCAGGTGACGGACGTTTTATCGCTGCTGGAGAGGTATACCTGCTTGGAATTTTTATTCAATGTGGACTAACATCAACTTAATTATCGTAGTTTATGAAACGGGATAAAGCTGGTAAACTATATCTGGGCCATAGACTTTGGATTCCGTATTGGGCCTAACATCTGATCTCATTGTACTACATTTTCTTCTAAACATGGAAAATTTGGAGGATTTCTTGATTTGTGCTTTTGTACTACATTTTGTAGTCTGAAGATTAGAATGAGGTAGCTGGACCTGGTTAAGGAAAGTATACTGTACTAGTCATGGGAAAGTCAAACGATGTTCCTTTAAGAGACTTCACAATGGTAAGCTAGTGCCATAGTCCCAGGGGCCAAGCTAAGTAGTAAAGGGGGTTTAATTGAATCCCCTTAGTCGAAAAATTATACTAGTcaattagagaaaaaaaataattttttctcttACATATAATATGTTGAATGTCCATGACATAAAGAAAATTCCAGTGTAGCGGCAAAGGGGGTTCAAAAATTTCTTTTTATTGCAGGTTCAAATTCTAGATATGACATTGTAGTGTCTTTTCGAATCCCCTTGTATAATTCCTCGCAGGCTTGGTTTCTAGAGCCTGGAGTAATATGGCATAAGGATTAACTTCATGGCAGTTGGCACCAAAATAGATCGCAATGAGGTGTAGAAGGTTTAAAGTGGGTCCATCTCCTTGTTATATAGTTCAAATGCATGGGAATTGAGGCTTAGAACTTAGAAGGTCCTTTTCCTAGTTTTGTAGGGATGCCATGTCATGGGCTTATTCCGACTCTTCGAGAAGCAGAACCACCTTATTGACACAATGCTAGATTATTGTGTTTCTCTTGCAATTGTGCTAGCTTGGTCTAGCATCCTTAGGTTTGTACGCACTAATAGTGCGGCTTTAGCCTTGGCAGCAGCAATTCACCCTGCAGAGCTCCCTTGAGGATAGGGCCCGGTCCCTCTGCTGTTTGTTGGGAATGTTGCCCCATCTTAGGTAGTCATAGGTTCATAGCAATGTGTTTGTCCATTAATGAGCTATTACTATCAAAGTGAGGCTCATGGCAAAGTGTTTGTCAATTAATGCACTCCTATCATCAAATTAGAGTCATTTTAAAGAGGTGAAAGAGTTGGACAGGCTACATTCACCTTTCTAGTGTCTCCAGATTGTTTGTCTTTTCAACTTCAACAGCATGTCTCTTCTGCTTTCTATGGCTTGTTAAAGCTGCAGTATGGATAAAATTAGCTGTCTTGCTCAAACTTATAAACTATATGCTCTTATAActgtctttctttttttctttctttttggtagtAAAAGCTACATGTATATGTATTATGACAGGAAAAgctacatacacacacacatgtTCACATAGACTGTTCTGTTCAACTGATGACTAGTTTTTTTTTAAGTCAGTTTTGGCACTAACTAATGGGGCAATGCTTCAGTCAGGGCCTCACCCTGCAGTAGTGATATGGGAAGCAGCAAGTTTGGCTCTGACATGCGAATTGAAGGCTCATCAACACGGCGTAGCGTGCATTGCCTTTTCACCTGATGGTTTGTTATAATTAGTCATTGCACTTTGCCTAAGCAACCAGTTTTTGTTTGAGATACATGGAAGGGGAGATGAGCCTCAGTGTCTTATTCTTATTTCTCACTTTTCTTGATTGTGTTAATAACTGCAGGCCAACACCTCGCTTCTGTTGGATATCCTCATGATGGATATATTTGCCTCTGGGATTTCCAGAGTCAGACATTAATTACAAAATGCAAGGGGTTCACGCCAAGTTCTGCAGTTGAATCTGTTAGCTTCTCATCAGATGGAAGATTGTTTATCACTGCAGGAAAGAGGCACCTGAAGTTCTGGAAATTGGGATTACCTACCAGATCTCATAGGAAAGCTAGAACAGCATCAGGAGCAATTGGAAAGCAAGCTAATCTTGGTCATCATAAAGGATGCTCGTTCATAGCTGTTGCATCTTCCACGTGGGGTGAGAGTAGTCCCCTAGATCACATTCGCACGGGTGAAGCTTCACATGTTTATGCGCTGACAGATGCAGGTTACAAGTTTAACATACATATGTTATCTTTATGTTTTTGCATGTTCTTGAGCtccttattttcttcttttgttaatAGGGGTTTTGTGCCTTCTAAACTCGGAGATGACTATTGCAACTTCTGTGGAATTACAGGTATGTGTTGTTGTTTCTTCCACATTAGTACTGATTACATTGAAGAGcattgaaaagaaattctgtaCTTCCTGAAATTTTCTGATATTTAAGTGCTATAAACCGGTATGTATTACCTTTTCAAGTATAATGGTATTCTCATCATTGTTTTGTACTTGCACTCAGGTTGAGAAAGCCTTTGGACTATCAGTATCCAGAAAGTTGGTTGCTTGTGCATGCAATAATGGACAAGTTAAACTCTTTGCTGCAAACTCTTTTTTATATGCTGGAAGCTTATACTATGCTGAAACCAGATGCAGTAAAGAAAGTGCTGCAGACTGTCATGCAATGATTGGAAAAAATCGATATGAGAAGCTGGAGAGTCTGCCTAACGCAATTGCTTGTCAGTTTTCAACATTGCAAAAACTTGGTAAGTAACTAGCTATTTTGGTTGAAGGAATTAATTCCTAATTAACCGATTTTGATGGTAACTTCTCCATTACAGTTGTCTTCTATGATGATCGCAGCATTTACATATGGGATGTTCAGGATGTTGACAAGGTGTTTCTCTAAAGCTCTTAGTTCTTTCCCAATTTTGACTTGTTCTTTTCATTTTGTACTGCAAGCCATGATGGCTTATCTATTTTTGTGCTTGAACTCAACTTTGCGAACCATGTCGCATATGTAAGACTGAAAATCATGATGATATACTTTCCAGGCCACCAGGTGCTCTGTGCTAGTTTCACATAGTGCCTGCATATGGGACATCAAGAATTTCTCATGTGAAAACATGCATGATCCCTCCAAAGCATGTGCTGCTAAAGGCTGTTCTGGTGGAGTTTCTTTTGCAACATGCTCAGCTGATGGCAGCATCAGGTTGTGGGATCTTGAATTACAATCTATCTCATCAGACAACAGCTTGCCTCTTCCAACAGAAGACAAATCTTTGATTTCCCTTTCAGGTGTGCCATACTTCCTCACCATACCAAAAAGTTGCTCTTTTGATACTTGATCTTTGCTAAAATGTGCTTCATATATAATGACACTCGTGTGGTTAATACTCTTGGTTTTGTATATGAACAGCGAGGGCTGGTGTTTTTGAACGTGAATCTCTGGCATCAGGCTTTGCCTCTACAGGTTATCGTTCAATGGCTGTCAGTTCAGATGGAAGGTATTTGGGAGCTGGTGATTTCCTGGGAAATCTCCATATATTCAACCTACACACAGCTGAGTATATGTGCATCCAGGTAAACCTGTATTTCTGTAGGCTGCGCAGTTAACTAAAGTTGTTTGCTTCTTCTAATGACCGGTGAAGTTTTCCTGTTTGGTATTGTTTCCTGTTTATAATCCTTTTCCAAGTGTATACTCCATTGCCATGTAAACCAAATTATACCAAGTATCCGTACACTTATAGGGTGCTCATGACGGCGAAATTCTGTCATTGAGTTTCAGCTTGCAAAGCAATGACACTCCTGCTGATAAGTTTCTCCACAGTCATTATTTTCTTGTCTCTGGGGGAAAGGATGGCATGATTCATCTCTATGATGCGGAAAGGTTTGACTAGGTCTTTTGAGTTTGTTCAATTAGTTAAATGTCATTTATAGCTAACTTGTTTAACTCCCTTTTCAGGAACTTTGACCTCATCGGGAGTTTTCGTGATCATTCTGCTCCTGTGACCTGCGTGAAATGCACTTGCAGTGGCACTAAGATTCTCAGTTGTAATGCAGATAGGTTAGACTTTGAAAGCAACTAGTAAACTTGgatgaaattgatatttttgaagCATAAGCAACTTGACACCCATACCCTTCTCCCTTACACCCATAAGCATCTTAACATATATTAACATGATTTTCTAATATGTGCTTGAGGAATGACTTAGTGTTAGAACATTGGACGACTTCATTTTTTAGGACCAATATCATTCTATGCAGCTTCTTCTACATGATATCTCATGTCCCTTTATTCTTGTCTTTCTCTTGACAGGTCTCTGGTTTTCTGTGATGTTGCTATGATCGATTCAGCATACAAGATATCTTGCTATCATCGAGTCTTACCGGGAGTTGTATATGACATGACAGTCGATGCTTCCACTGAGATTGCTGTCACAATAGGGCAGGTAAATTGTAGATCGCAGTGTTTGCTTCCTTTGTTCTTTCTGAATTAGTAAATTCAGATAGATAATGTATTAAAGAAGGCTGTTATTTCTTCTAGCTATAACATGTCATAACATATAATAACTCGGACTACGTCAAATTATAGACTTAAAGAGTGTTTTTTGTCTTAGGATAAGAAGATTAACACATTCAGCATTCCTTCTGGGAAGTTAATCAGGTCATTTAAGCATATTGGAGGTTTTGGGGATCCTCTCAAGGTATGTAAATACTGACAAACCCATTCAATAGGTATTATCTAGTTGATATTATGTTAGACCTACGTCACCTTTTACAGGTATGTGTGGACCCTAGCTGCAGTTATCTGGTTTGCTCCGACTCGTTTAAGATTCTTTGCTTATATGACATTATGTCTGGGAATATGGTCGCACAAGCAGTCGGGCATGGTGATGTTATAACTGGTGTCATCTTTTTACCTGACTGCAAGCATCTAGTTTCTGTGAGTACCTCCTATGGATATTTCCCGATCCAATGTTTGACTTACCTGAATTATGATCTCTCTAATTAGGAGTTTTTTAATTGGTATCCACCGGGCAAACAATATAGTGAGAAGTAACTTActgccaaacttggacaaaatttaGATGTCTATCACCTTGTTCCCTAGTTTCTGCTGCTAAGGTGAAGTCATATTTAAAAGGTTTTTCGAATTTTAATGACTCTATTTCCAAGTTAGCTTTTGCTTCATGGTTGATTGCTCTGGGTGACTCCATAAGTGATTGGTGCAAAGCATATGTTTTCTTGTCACTTCTTCTAATTAATAAGCCCTTCTAGAGCTGCTGCAAACTTCCCCAGTCTACAACGATTTGCTCTATATTTCCTGTTTTACACTAGTTTATTTAGTGACTTCTTCCCAATCTTAATATAGATTTCTGATGAATTCAGGTAAGTCGTGATGGTTGTATCTTTGTTTGGAAACTCCCTGGTTCTTTATCGTCTGTGATGCTGtggaaaattaaggaaaatgctTGTCCGTTATCCCCAGAAAAATTTGGTGCTCCAGCAACTTCAGATCAAATCAAATTTCATGAGGTTAATTACCACCAACCTGAAGGCATATATATGACCCCAAAACTCTTCCAAGTAAATCAGAGAGTACTCTGCCGAGAAGGGAGTTCACCAGGGACGGCACTTAAATTCAGCATTTCAAGACTCCCGAAATGGGCACAAGCCAAAGTTACTAATCCTCATTCCATGATGACTGACCCTAAATCCTCATCCTCCAAGGTATCTCAGGATATAGTAGTAAAACTGCTAATTGTTGTAACTTTTTCTAGTGTAGATACTTTATGTGATCATCTTCTTTCCATACATTTTCTTTTTTACTTAAGTCAATAAAAGGATAATTTGTGCTTCACATAGAACGTTTGACTCATTTTAACATTTTCCAAGAGATTCTTATTCTCCCTTTATTCTTCATTTGTGCCAATAAATATCATAATAGAAAATGTGCCACAGAGCTAACTGAGAAACATGTATGTCCCAACAGTCAAAAGATCCTAGGGAAGTTTACTAAGGCAATACTACATGCACTAATCTTGTTGTCACTAAAATATTTTCTGTGCCTTTGCAGACTGGAAAAAATGAATGTCCCAATATGCATAGACCAACCAGTGAAACAATCCGTATGTGTGAAGAGGCAGTAAATAATTTGGATGTTGCAGCTGAGAGAGCAGTGCAGTTGTTTTCTAATTTTGCAAATCAGCATCCCAGAATAGAGAC
Proteins encoded in this window:
- the LOC107789020 gene encoding uncharacterized protein LOC107789020, whose protein sequence is MKRSRKEKKPETPKLMLEEIVGFTTANANGLAAASGVSNSKCVYIAGCVAVVYDVDLCTQSHLVVSDRLPKPLSCVAISGDGRFIAAGESGPHPAVVIWEAASLALTCELKAHQHGVACIAFSPDGQHLASVGYPHDGYICLWDFQSQTLITKCKGFTPSSAVESVSFSSDGRLFITAGKRHLKFWKLGLPTRSHRKARTASGAIGKQANLGHHKGCSFIAVASSTWGESSPLDHIRTGEASHVYALTDAGVLCLLNSEMTIATSVELQVEKAFGLSVSRKLVACACNNGQVKLFAANSFLYAGSLYYAETRCSKESAADCHAMIGKNRYEKLESLPNAIACQFSTLQKLVVFYDDRSIYIWDVQDVDKATRCSVLVSHSACIWDIKNFSCENMHDPSKACAAKGCSGGVSFATCSADGSIRLWDLELQSISSDNSLPLPTEDKSLISLSARAGVFERESLASGFASTGYRSMAVSSDGRYLGAGDFLGNLHIFNLHTAEYMCIQGAHDGEILSLSFSLQSNDTPADKFLHSHYFLVSGGKDGMIHLYDAERNFDLIGSFRDHSAPVTCVKCTCSGTKILSCNADRSLVFCDVAMIDSAYKISCYHRVLPGVVYDMTVDASTEIAVTIGQDKKINTFSIPSGKLIRSFKHIGGFGDPLKVCVDPSCSYLVCSDSFKILCLYDIMSGNMVAQAVGHGDVITGVIFLPDCKHLVSVSRDGCIFVWKLPGSLSSVMLWKIKENACPLSPEKFGAPATSDQIKFHEVNYHQPEGIYMTPKLFQVNQRVLCREGSSPGTALKFSISRLPKWAQAKVTNPHSMMTDPKSSSSKTGKNECPNMHRPTSETIRMCEEAVNNLDVAAERAVQLFSNFANQHPRIETSREHENQSLAKAAEMLVLIAKKIHSAAKMAKSANIGSNGKAEMDISIFNQ